The DNA segment AGCTAGGCGCATGTCGACTTGGTGTTTGTCAGCTGCCGAATATACCTTCTCGAACGAATCCACGATAACTTGGCGCAGTTTTGTCGAAACTTCTTCTTCAGTCCAGTAGTATCCTTGATTATTCTGCACCCATTCGAAATAAGAGACGGTCACACCCCCAGAACTTGCCAGGACGTCTGGAACGAGCAGGATTCCGCGTTTACTTAATATTTTAGTTGCCTCAAGGGTTGTCGGTCCATTCGCAGCTTCTACAACGATGGATGCCTTTATATTTTTGGCATTTTCCAGAGTGATTTGATTGGAAACCGCTGCAGGCACAAGAATATCGCAATCCTTTTCGAGAAGTTCTTTATTTGTAATCGTACGTTCAAACAGGTTGGTCACCGTGCCGAAACTATCTCGACGGTCGAGCAAATAGTCAATGTCGAGACCGTTTGAGTTATAAATGGCACCATGAGCATCAGAAATGCCAACAACCTTTGCACCAGCATCATGCATAAATTTAGCTAAAAAGCTTCCGGCGTTTCCAAATCCTTGGATGACGACATGGGCTCCTTCTAACTGAATTCCCTTTTTCTTTGCGGCTTCTTCTACACAAATGGTTACCCCGCTTGCCGTGGCGGTCTCCCGGCCATGGGAACCGCCAAGGACTACTGGTTTCCCTGTAATAAATCCCGGAGAATCAAATTCACGGATTCGGCTGTATTCGTCCATCATCCAAGCCATGATTTGCGAATTGGTAAACACATCGGGAGCCGGAATATCTTTGGTCGGGCCGACCACCTGGCTAATCGCACGGACATATCCACGGCTAACACCTTCAAGCTCCCGAAAAGACATCTCTCTCGGGTCACAGATAATCCCGCCTTTTCCACCGCCATAAGGTAAGTCAGCGATTCCGCATTTTAAGCTCATCCACATGGATAGGGCCTTTACCTCTTTCTCATTGACCTCTGGATGAAAACGTACACCTCCCTTTGTGGGACCGACGGCATCGTTATGTTGGGAACGATAGCCTGTGAAAATTTTTATTTTTCCATCGTCCATTCGAACAGGGATGCGTACGGTCAACATTCTCATCGGCTCTTTCAATAGCTCAAAGGTTTCTCCTGGATAACCTAAGTTACTAAGAGCCTCCTTGATGACAACCTGTGTAGATTTGAAGAGGTCAAGCGACTCCTCTTCCTGAAGGTGTTTTTGCTGTTGGTCATTTAATAGATCTATCGCTGCCATTTTTTATACCTCCATGGGATTAAAAGTTAATCCTCGTTATTTTGATAGAACCCTAGTAATCTTTTCAACAGCCCATTCAAGATCTTTTTCCTTAATCACAAGCGGAGGTGCAAACCTGATAACATTTTCGTGAGTTTCTTTACAAAGCAACCCTTCTTCTTTAAGTTTTTCACAGTATGGACGCGCGTGTTCATGCAACTCGACACCTACAAACAAACCTCTGCCGCGTACTTCTTTAATGGCTGGATTATCAATTTCTTTCAATTTTTCTTGGAAATACTGTCCGAGTCGAAAAGAACGATCGGCTAGCTTTTCCTCTTCAATCACGTCTAATGAGGCTACCGCTACAGCACTTGCGAGAGGATTTCCGCCGAAAGTAGAACCGTGTGACCCCGGGGTGAACACACCTAAAATATCTTCATTTGCAGCAACGCAGGAAATTGGCATGACACCGCCGCCAAGCGCCTTTCCAAGGATATACATGTCAGGCTTCACATCTTCCCAGTCGCAGGCAAACATTTTACCAGAACGAGCTAAACCTGCTTGAATTTCATCTGCAACAAATAGAACATTCTCGTTCCTGCACACTTCGTAAGCCTCTTTCAGGAATCCTTCTGGTGGCATGACTATTCCTGCTTCCCCTGAATCGGTTCGAGTAAAAAGCCGGCTGTATTTGGTGTGATGGCCTCTCTTAAGGCATCGATGTCCCCATAAGGAATCAGCTTAATGCCCGGCAGTACTGGGCCGTAACTGCTTTTACCGTCGGCTTCAGAGGATAGGGATACGGCTGTCATTGTTCTGCCATGGAAGTTGCCTTCACAAGCAATGATCTCAGCTGTGTTTTCGGAAACACCTTTTTTGTCATAAGCCCAGCGACGGACTGTTTTCACAGCCGTTTCGACAGCTTCGGCACCTGTATTCATAGGAAGAACCATGTCTTTCTCGGTCAATTCGGACACTTTTTTGTAAAATGGGGCAAGCTGGTCATTATGGAAGGCCCGTGAAGTTAAAGTAACGCGGTCTGCCTGTGCTTTTAACGCCTCAATAATCTTCGGGTGTCTATGACCTTGGTTTACAGCCGAATAAGCGCTTAACATATCCATATAGGTGTTACCTTCAGGGTCTTTAACCCAGACACCCTCCGCTTCTGAAATAACGATAGGAAGGGGATGATAATTATTTGCT comes from the Halobacillus shinanisalinarum genome and includes:
- a CDS encoding Glu/Leu/Phe/Val family dehydrogenase, yielding MAAIDLLNDQQQKHLQEEESLDLFKSTQVVIKEALSNLGYPGETFELLKEPMRMLTVRIPVRMDDGKIKIFTGYRSQHNDAVGPTKGGVRFHPEVNEKEVKALSMWMSLKCGIADLPYGGGKGGIICDPREMSFRELEGVSRGYVRAISQVVGPTKDIPAPDVFTNSQIMAWMMDEYSRIREFDSPGFITGKPVVLGGSHGRETATASGVTICVEEAAKKKGIQLEGAHVVIQGFGNAGSFLAKFMHDAGAKVVGISDAHGAIYNSNGLDIDYLLDRRDSFGTVTNLFERTITNKELLEKDCDILVPAAVSNQITLENAKNIKASIVVEAANGPTTLEATKILSKRGILLVPDVLASSGGVTVSYFEWVQNNQGYYWTEEEVSTKLRQVIVDSFEKVYSAADKHQVDMRLAAYIIGVRKMAEASRFRGWV